The sequence below is a genomic window from Thiomonas intermedia.
TGCAGCGCCACGGCGACCGCTTCGCCCAGCGCGTGCTCGGCGCCGAAGAGATCGTCGAATACCACCGGCGCTTCGCCAAGGTGCGGCAACGCGGCATTCACTATCTGGCGACGCGGTTTGCAGCCAAGGAAGCGTTCTCAAAGGCCATCGGTCTGGGCATCCACAGCCCTATGCGCTGGCGCGACTGCGAGATTCTCAAACTGCCCAGTGGGCAGCCGATCATCGTGCTGCACGAAGCGCTCAAAGACTGGTGCGAGGCGCGTTCGCTGCGTTTTCTCGTCTCGGTCTCCGATGAGGCCGACACGGCGCTGGCCATGGTCGTTGCCGAAGTGACCGCTTCCCTCAACACCTGACTTCATGATGCCGATGATGCACGCTCCGCTGATGCTCGACGTGGCCGCGCTCGAATTGAGTGCGGCCGACCGCAAGCGCCTGCGCAACCCGCTGGTGGGCGGTGTGGTGCTGTTTTCGCGCAACTGGGAGCGCCGCGAGCAACTTGCTGCACTTTGTGCGCAGATCAAGGCGGTGCGCCCTGATCTGTTGATCGCGGTCGATCACGAAGGCGGGCGGGTGCAGCGTTTTCGCACCGACGGGTTCACGCCCCTTCCGGCCATGCGCGAAC
It includes:
- the acpS gene encoding holo-ACP synthase, with translation MIYGIGTDVCSISRMGDAVQRHGDRFAQRVLGAEEIVEYHRRFAKVRQRGIHYLATRFAAKEAFSKAIGLGIHSPMRWRDCEILKLPSGQPIIVLHEALKDWCEARSLRFLVSVSDEADTALAMVVAEVTASLNT